A window of the Puniceicoccus vermicola genome harbors these coding sequences:
- a CDS encoding A/G-specific adenine glycosylase — MPKSNDCLPRWANADLPAARKDLARWFGKNARVLPWRTETTVYRTVVSEFMLQQTRVSTVLPYFEKWVTTFPGFAELAAAEEGEVLGLWQGLGYYSRARNLHKLAKRIVEEGIPDDLAGWRELPGIGGYTAAAITSIAQGLPAAVVDGNVVRVLARLSADETTWKASGEAVKAFGPLAEEFLDRDHPGRHNESMMELGAVVCLPRSPLCTICPLVQHCHGAAQGIAGELPRIVKAKKTEKTVRRAWAVRGKTVLLREIPATAKRLAGMLELPELTDLPESWKPDPTPFAKRKRGIGNESITEWFHVVPEPGRISKKAGLRWVSLDALAEEPLSGPHRRWIGELLKGK, encoded by the coding sequence GTGCCGAAATCGAACGACTGCTTGCCTCGTTGGGCTAATGCGGACCTGCCCGCGGCCCGGAAGGATCTGGCTCGCTGGTTTGGAAAGAACGCACGGGTTCTGCCGTGGCGCACCGAGACAACGGTCTATCGGACCGTCGTCTCGGAGTTCATGCTACAGCAGACTCGGGTTTCGACCGTCTTGCCGTATTTTGAGAAGTGGGTGACCACTTTCCCGGGATTCGCGGAGCTGGCGGCTGCCGAAGAAGGGGAGGTCCTCGGACTCTGGCAGGGACTCGGGTATTACTCGCGCGCCCGAAACCTACACAAGCTTGCCAAAAGGATCGTCGAAGAGGGCATTCCAGATGATTTGGCGGGATGGCGGGAGCTGCCCGGTATTGGCGGCTACACGGCGGCTGCGATCACCAGTATCGCCCAAGGGCTGCCCGCCGCAGTTGTCGACGGCAACGTCGTCCGAGTGCTGGCACGCCTCTCGGCGGATGAGACCACTTGGAAGGCATCCGGCGAAGCCGTCAAAGCCTTCGGGCCGCTAGCCGAAGAGTTTCTCGACCGGGACCATCCAGGACGGCATAACGAATCAATGATGGAGCTGGGTGCGGTGGTCTGCCTTCCGCGTTCACCCCTCTGCACGATCTGTCCACTGGTGCAGCATTGTCACGGCGCCGCTCAAGGGATCGCTGGAGAGCTGCCAAGAATTGTCAAAGCGAAGAAGACCGAGAAAACCGTTCGGCGTGCCTGGGCCGTCCGAGGAAAGACCGTCTTGCTGCGAGAGATTCCTGCGACGGCCAAACGGCTCGCCGGAATGCTGGAACTCCCCGAGTTGACCGACCTCCCTGAATCGTGGAAGCCCGACCCAACCCCCTTCGCGAAGCGCAAACGGGGCATCGGTAACGAGTCGATCACCGAGTGGTTCCACGTCGTCCCCGAACCGGGACGGATTTCCAAAAAGGCGGGCCTGCGATGGGTCTCTCTCGATGCCTTGGCAGAGGAACCCCTGTCCGGCCCCCACCGAAGGTGGATTGGTGAATTGCTGAAAGGGAAGTAG
- a CDS encoding DMT family transporter translates to MVSWIYLLISVVAEASGTAALVASKGFTRPLPTALMICSYVGALFFLSLTIRTIPVGVAYAVWCGIGIVLISLIAWIFFGQKLDSPAILGITFIVIGVVILNAFSKATLHH, encoded by the coding sequence ATGGTCAGTTGGATCTATCTACTCATCTCGGTCGTCGCCGAAGCCTCCGGAACTGCAGCTCTGGTTGCCAGCAAAGGGTTTACCCGTCCGCTGCCTACCGCCTTAATGATCTGCAGCTATGTCGGAGCTCTCTTCTTCCTGTCCCTGACGATTCGAACCATTCCCGTCGGTGTAGCCTACGCCGTCTGGTGCGGGATCGGCATCGTTCTGATCTCCCTGATCGCCTGGATTTTCTTCGGCCAAAAACTAGACTCTCCCGCAATCCTCGGGATCACCTTCATCGTCATCGGAGTCGTCATCCTTAACGCCTTCTCCAAGGCGACGCTGCACCATTAA